A genomic window from Sulfurimonas paralvinellae includes:
- a CDS encoding uracil-DNA glycosylase — protein MKSFQNLILLQNLYRLKSIGYEYIDHFTINEKRNYEQPSSLDELLHNVHNCHLCDLSKSRTQSMGGYGNANANLVIIDYLVSQAQDSADSYYVGRSGETLKNMIEKVLHLNINDIYVTHAIKCKPLQSNKPSPSEWNSCKSYLFSQLEFIKPKVIVTLGEEAYAHLTNDTADNFENVRGHVIDYKDYKLIPIYHPQYLLRNPELKKITLNDLHTIKSCL, from the coding sequence ATGAAATCCTTTCAAAATCTAATTCTTTTACAAAATCTTTATAGACTTAAGTCTATTGGGTATGAATATATCGACCATTTCACCATTAATGAAAAAAGAAATTATGAACAGCCAAGTTCACTCGATGAACTTCTTCACAATGTACATAACTGCCACCTATGTGATCTTAGTAAATCGCGGACACAAAGTATGGGCGGCTATGGAAATGCAAATGCAAATCTTGTTATAATTGACTATCTGGTATCGCAGGCTCAAGACAGTGCAGACAGTTACTATGTCGGTCGCTCCGGTGAGACGTTAAAAAACATGATTGAAAAGGTCTTACATCTCAATATCAACGATATTTATGTCACACATGCCATAAAATGCAAGCCTTTACAATCAAACAAGCCGTCCCCTTCGGAGTGGAACTCTTGTAAAAGTTATCTTTTTTCGCAGTTGGAGTTCATCAAGCCGAAGGTAATAGTGACACTTGGTGAAGAAGCATATGCACATCTTACAAATGACACTGCAGATAACTTTGAAAACGTCAGGGGTCACGTTATAGACTATAAAGATTATAAATTGATTCCGATATATCATCCCCAGTATCTACTGCGGAATCCTGAACTAAAAAAAATTACTTTAAATGATTTACATACTATAAAGAGTTGCTTATGA
- a CDS encoding EAL domain-containing protein has product MPVESDKLEINNFQLESSVEVEDIVQQIKLLEKNKVLVHIVSYIHNTVLVQNLLKELKKTIPQAQIVLLKHDNKVITSVTVFTIKTDDEKHISDEILKELCIDNYNKKQSLEEYRVQLFQRYFTDHLTNLPNLYQLRKDMQNYDDAGLILLKIDNFQAINNFYGFVVGDYVLEYVGKLFKEILHEHKVYRLSGAEYGIITDSRLGFYQLKDYLTEIYEKIKNIEIVYQDTKIYVDFTLASSSNRDNTNIFSKVSMALIYAKQQGVPFWIYEDRMNFEDEYRRNLELSHVVREAVDNKRVVPYYQAIMDNKTSKIVKYECLARLVDHNEKILSPMLFIPIAKTAKIYNEVTKLIIDKSFEMFEKSEYEFSVNLSIEDIMSSEIFNFIINKLKNNRSVANRVTFELLESEAVKDYKKVDRFIGEVARYGAKIAIDDFGSGYSNFSYLTKINADYIKIDGTLIENIDIDEASFIVVKTIVEFAKQLGIKTIAEYVHSSVVMDKVKELGIDYSQGFYIDEPSVGLTEDKNKEK; this is encoded by the coding sequence ATGCCTGTTGAGAGTGATAAACTAGAGATAAACAATTTTCAATTAGAATCATCAGTTGAAGTTGAAGACATTGTTCAGCAGATAAAACTCCTCGAAAAAAATAAGGTGCTTGTTCATATAGTTTCTTATATCCATAATACCGTTTTGGTTCAAAATCTGCTTAAAGAACTTAAAAAAACAATACCTCAAGCACAGATTGTACTTCTTAAACATGATAATAAAGTGATTACATCTGTAACTGTTTTTACAATAAAAACCGATGATGAAAAACACATAAGCGATGAGATACTCAAAGAACTCTGTATTGACAACTATAATAAAAAACAGAGTTTAGAGGAGTATCGGGTACAGCTCTTTCAGCGTTACTTCACTGATCATCTGACAAATCTGCCTAATCTTTATCAGTTAAGAAAAGATATGCAAAATTATGATGATGCCGGACTCATCTTACTCAAGATAGATAATTTTCAAGCTATAAATAACTTTTACGGTTTTGTTGTCGGCGATTATGTATTGGAATATGTCGGTAAGTTATTTAAAGAGATACTTCATGAACATAAGGTTTATAGACTCTCAGGAGCTGAATATGGTATTATCACTGATTCTCGTTTAGGATTTTATCAGCTTAAAGATTATCTTACAGAGATTTATGAGAAGATAAAAAATATAGAGATAGTTTATCAGGATACAAAAATATATGTAGATTTTACCTTGGCATCATCCTCAAACCGTGACAATACAAACATCTTTTCAAAAGTTTCTATGGCACTTATCTATGCAAAACAACAGGGCGTTCCTTTTTGGATATATGAAGACAGAATGAATTTTGAGGATGAGTACAGAAGAAACCTTGAACTTTCTCATGTTGTTAGAGAAGCTGTTGACAATAAGAGAGTTGTGCCTTATTATCAGGCGATTATGGATAACAAAACGTCTAAGATTGTTAAGTACGAATGTCTAGCAAGACTAGTGGATCATAACGAAAAAATTCTCTCTCCAATGCTTTTTATCCCCATAGCAAAAACTGCAAAGATCTATAATGAAGTAACAAAACTCATTATAGACAAGTCTTTTGAAATGTTTGAGAAGAGCGAGTATGAATTTAGTGTAAACCTTTCCATTGAAGATATTATGAGCAGTGAAATATTCAACTTTATTATCAATAAATTGAAAAACAACCGCTCTGTTGCAAACAGGGTTACCTTTGAGCTGCTTGAATCTGAAGCAGTGAAAGATTATAAAAAAGTGGACAGATTTATCGGAGAGGTTGCGCGCTATGGTGCAAAAATAGCCATAGATGATTTTGGGAGCGGATACTCGAACTTTTCTTATTTGACAAAAATCAATGCCGATTACATAAAAATAGACGGTACTTTAATAGAAAATATAGATATTGATGAAGCTTCTTTTATCGTTGTAAAAACGATTGTGGAATTCGCAAAACAATTGGGCATAAAGACAATTGCCGAGTATGTTCATTCAAGTGTGGTGATGGATAAAGTAAAAGAGCTTGGAATAGACTATTCACAAGGATTTTATATTGATGAGCCTTCTGTGGGTTTAACTGAAGATAAGAATAAAGAGAAATAA
- a CDS encoding class II SORL domain-containing protein yields MPKINKYVDIDTVEREAKKDLIDRHSPFITVPGVAKKGEMLAVNVKMGQEYTHPDDFDHYIESITLFDGDTKLAMATFVPGTLGNEKSHAEVTFNIRPMKNKLNLVAHGYCTKHGIWESTPEIVEVTE; encoded by the coding sequence ATGCCAAAGATTAACAAATATGTTGATATTGACACAGTAGAAAGAGAAGCAAAAAAAGATTTAATCGATCGTCACTCACCGTTCATCACAGTACCGGGTGTTGCTAAAAAAGGTGAAATGCTTGCAGTAAATGTGAAAATGGGTCAAGAGTACACTCACCCTGATGACTTCGATCACTACATTGAGTCTATCACACTTTTTGATGGTGACACTAAACTAGCAATGGCTACTTTCGTACCGGGAACACTTGGAAACGAAAAGTCTCACGCAGAAGTAACTTTCAACATCCGTCCAATGAAAAATAAACTTAACCTTGTAGCACACGGCTACTGTACAAAACACGGTATCTGGGAATCAACTCCTGAAATCGTAGAAGTTACTGAATAG
- a CDS encoding GW dipeptide domain-containing protein, whose amino-acid sequence MKKLALALLLSAGLFAANIHTAKVLKTMNSGGYTYIKVSDKGQSYWIVMTQRSLKPGDTIKYSEQGWMQNFHSKTLNRTFDKILFAADVTTQKSQKTPAKPNIMHSQYEEKGTQSIAKLFKERTQYAGTKVTVKGKVTKVSQQIMGRNWVHIQDGSRYQGMDDLVFTTKTTPPKVGSIVYTKGVAVKDKDFGYGYFYPLIIEQANFSSRN is encoded by the coding sequence ATGAAGAAACTGGCACTTGCATTACTACTCTCAGCAGGACTTTTCGCTGCAAACATTCATACGGCAAAAGTACTCAAAACCATGAACAGCGGCGGATATACTTACATTAAAGTAAGTGACAAAGGGCAAAGTTACTGGATAGTGATGACACAAAGATCCCTAAAACCGGGGGATACCATTAAATACTCTGAACAGGGGTGGATGCAGAACTTTCATTCCAAAACACTCAACCGCACATTTGACAAGATTCTTTTTGCAGCGGATGTTACTACACAAAAGTCACAAAAAACACCGGCAAAGCCAAATATTATGCACTCACAATATGAAGAAAAAGGCACACAGAGCATTGCCAAACTTTTTAAAGAAAGAACACAGTATGCAGGAACAAAAGTCACTGTCAAAGGAAAAGTGACAAAAGTTTCACAACAAATCATGGGCCGCAACTGGGTGCATATTCAAGACGGTAGCCGATATCAAGGTATGGATGATCTCGTCTTTACAACCAAAACAACACCGCCAAAAGTCGGCTCAATAGTGTATACAAAAGGTGTTGCTGTCAAAGACAAAGATTTCGGTTACGGATATTTTTATCCGCTCATAATTGAGCAGGCAAATTTCAGCTCTAGAAATTAA